The following are encoded together in the Deltaproteobacteria bacterium genome:
- a CDS encoding KamA family radical SAM protein yields the protein MNCGKGASWRTILSESITAPEDLPESIEVDRDHLKEVTARYPMRVNPYYLGLVKTKGDPIYRQCIPDVREISDEAGVEDPLNEEEDSPVPGLTHRYPDRVLFLVSSGCAMYCRFCNRKRKVGRASMVSRESIREGLSYINGHREIRDVLLSGGDPLLLSNRELARILTDLRAMPHVEIIRIGTRIPCTLPHRITTQLARMLGAFKPLYINTHFNHPDEITEASSLACSRLADAGIPLGCQTVLLRGVNDDPGVMKRLVQKLLTIRVRPYYLFVADPAKGTSHFWTPVNRGLEIMSALQGHTSGLCVPHFAVDLLGGGGKVPLLPEYVLQRDSHTLVARNYAGKTYRHPVLDEEFRN from the coding sequence ATGAACTGCGGCAAAGGCGCATCATGGAGAACGATCCTTTCTGAAAGCATCACCGCCCCCGAGGACCTGCCGGAATCCATCGAGGTGGACAGGGACCATCTGAAGGAGGTGACGGCCCGGTATCCGATGCGGGTCAACCCCTATTATCTGGGCCTTGTGAAAACAAAGGGCGATCCCATTTACAGGCAGTGCATCCCGGATGTCCGGGAGATCTCCGATGAGGCCGGCGTGGAGGATCCCCTGAATGAAGAGGAGGATTCACCGGTCCCCGGGCTGACCCATCGCTATCCGGATCGGGTTCTTTTCCTGGTATCCTCCGGCTGTGCCATGTACTGCCGGTTCTGTAACCGGAAGCGGAAGGTGGGCCGGGCCTCCATGGTCTCCAGGGAATCCATACGGGAAGGCCTTTCCTACATCAACGGACACCGGGAGATCCGGGATGTCCTCCTGTCAGGGGGAGACCCGCTCCTCCTGAGCAACCGGGAACTGGCGCGCATCCTGACGGATCTGCGGGCCATGCCCCATGTAGAGATCATCCGAATCGGCACGCGGATCCCCTGCACTCTCCCCCATCGGATCACCACCCAGCTGGCGCGTATGTTGGGGGCATTCAAACCGCTCTATATCAATACCCATTTCAATCATCCCGATGAGATTACCGAAGCCTCCTCACTGGCCTGCAGCAGGTTGGCCGATGCAGGCATCCCCCTGGGCTGCCAGACCGTGCTCCTCAGGGGCGTGAATGACGATCCCGGCGTCATGAAGAGATTGGTACAAAAACTCTTGACAATCCGTGTCCGGCCCTATTATCTGTTCGTGGCAGATCCGGCAAAGGGCACATCCCACTTCTGGACGCCCGTCAACAGGGGGCTGGAGATAATGTCCGCACTTCAGGGCCATACCTCGGGCCTGTGCGTGCCCCATTTTGCCGTGGATCTCCTGGGCGGCGGAGGGAAAGTCCCGCTCCTGCCGGAATATGTGCTTCAAAGGGATAGCCACACCCTTGTCGCCAGAAACTATGCGGGGAAAACCTACCGGCACCCGGTTTTGGATGAGGAATTTAGGAATTGA
- a CDS encoding WbqC family protein, producing MIVSAYQPYFAPFAGFFAKALQSDILVLMDRVQFPRGTTWLTRNRFKNDQGVLWLTIPVWKKGLGLQQIHEVRICNEGRWAAKHLASLKSAYRNAPFFEDHAPFMEGLFSERFDRLVDLNLNVIQHMMAHLRIPAKVVLLSDLRVDSDEPRLSVDICRELGATRFLAQAGAGKYLDADRFQRTGISLEFFNPRPPVYPQLWGPFLPNLSALDLLFNCGPKGHDLLLKSTRGIN from the coding sequence ATGATCGTATCCGCCTATCAGCCCTATTTTGCCCCATTTGCCGGCTTCTTTGCCAAGGCCCTTCAATCGGACATCCTTGTCCTCATGGACAGGGTCCAGTTCCCGAGGGGAACCACTTGGCTTACGCGGAACCGGTTCAAGAACGACCAGGGCGTCCTCTGGCTGACCATTCCGGTCTGGAAGAAGGGGCTCGGTCTGCAGCAAATCCATGAGGTCAGGATCTGCAATGAAGGCCGCTGGGCTGCAAAACATCTGGCCAGCCTCAAGAGCGCCTACAGAAACGCCCCCTTTTTCGAGGACCATGCGCCTTTCATGGAGGGGCTTTTCTCGGAAAGGTTCGACAGGCTTGTGGATCTCAATCTGAACGTCATTCAACACATGATGGCGCACCTCCGAATCCCGGCAAAGGTTGTCCTTCTGTCGGATCTTAGGGTCGACAGTGACGAACCCCGGCTGTCCGTGGACATCTGCAGGGAACTGGGAGCGACCCGGTTTCTGGCCCAGGCCGGGGCCGGGAAATATCTCGATGCAGACCGATTTCAAAGAACCGGGATCTCCCTGGAATTTTTCAATCCCCGCCCCCCGGTGTATCCCCAGTTATGGGGACCGTTTCTCCCCAACCTGTCTGCACTTGATCTCCTCTTCAACTGCGGACCCAAGGGGCATGATCTCCTCTTGAAAAGCACGAGGGGCATAAATTGA